From the genome of Ralstonia pickettii, one region includes:
- the gluQRS gene encoding tRNA glutamyl-Q(34) synthetase GluQRS yields MSQANLDFSEPTKSSRSQYRGRFAPSPTGPLHIGSLVTALASWLDARVHGGTWLVRIEDIDFQRNVPGADRDILATLEALGLIPDEAPQWQSTHLPRFEQALAQLQAVGSLYPCGCTRREIADSVTSIDANGHVRHQTLIYPGTCRNGLHGRPPRAWRVRVPHADAATLCFNDRWQGTQCQNLAEAVGDFVLKRADGMWAYQIAVVVDDATQGITDVVRGADLLDSTPRQIYLQQLLGLPALRYLHVPVVVNPDGEKLSKQTGARAINRSQPLAALTEAARHLGLEIHAGDVEGFYRDAVPAWANRLAQLA; encoded by the coding sequence TTGTCCCAAGCCAATCTCGATTTTTCGGAACCCACCAAGTCGTCGCGCAGCCAATATCGCGGCCGCTTTGCGCCCTCACCCACCGGGCCGTTGCATATCGGCTCGCTGGTCACCGCACTGGCAAGCTGGTTGGATGCGCGCGTGCACGGCGGCACGTGGCTCGTGCGCATCGAAGACATCGATTTCCAGCGCAATGTGCCCGGCGCCGATCGCGACATCCTCGCTACGTTGGAAGCGCTCGGGCTCATTCCCGACGAAGCCCCGCAGTGGCAGAGCACGCACCTCCCGCGCTTTGAGCAGGCACTTGCGCAACTGCAGGCCGTCGGCAGCCTCTACCCGTGCGGCTGCACGCGCCGCGAAATCGCGGATTCCGTCACCAGCATCGACGCCAACGGGCACGTGCGTCACCAGACGCTCATTTATCCCGGCACATGCCGCAACGGGCTGCACGGCCGTCCGCCGCGCGCATGGCGCGTGCGTGTGCCCCATGCCGATGCCGCTACGCTCTGCTTCAACGACCGCTGGCAAGGCACGCAATGCCAGAACCTGGCTGAAGCTGTCGGCGATTTTGTTCTCAAGCGCGCCGACGGTATGTGGGCGTACCAGATTGCAGTCGTGGTGGACGATGCCACGCAAGGCATCACGGACGTCGTGCGCGGCGCCGACCTTCTCGACTCGACGCCACGCCAGATTTATCTGCAACAGTTGCTCGGTCTGCCCGCGTTGCGCTACCTGCACGTGCCGGTCGTGGTGAACCCCGATGGTGAGAAACTCAGCAAGCAGACCGGCGCGCGTGCCATCAACCGCAGCCAGCCGCTGGCCGCGCTCACCGAGGCGGCGCGGCACCTCGGGCTGGAGATTCATGCAGGGGATGTGGAAGGGTTCTACCGGGACGCCGTCCCGGCGTGGGCCAATCGCCTGGCGCAGCTGGCCTGA
- a CDS encoding DEAD/DEAH box helicase, which produces MSEASEAPANESVTFDSFGLHPDVLRALTESGYTKPTPIQAAAIPVVTAGRDVMGAAQTGTGKTAGFSLPIIHNLLPDANTSASPARHPVRALILTPTRELADQVYDNVAKYAKYTALRSAVVFGGVDMNPQTEQLRRGVEILVATPGRLLDHVQQRSVNLSQVRMLVLDEADRMLDMGFLPDLQRIINLLPAHRQTLLFSATFSPEIKKLAASYLRHPQTIEVARSNATAENVRQVIYTVPDNHKQAALVHLLKQRAEQGLPRQCIVFSNSKIGCSRLARALEREGINANAIHGDKTQTERMQTLEAFKQGTVDVLVATDVAARGLDISQMPCVINFDLPFNAEDYVHRIGRTGRAGASGDALSLFAPGDERLLADIEKLIKRNLPREQLADFDPTGEQARDRERRERDEKRARGEVRRARERDERNGTRVLDHTIVRPAFRPSDDPFFNRPYESSVPAESAEAAKPAQPAGHPRSAKRPIAALLGGVPRKR; this is translated from the coding sequence ATGTCTGAAGCGTCAGAAGCACCGGCCAATGAATCGGTGACATTCGACAGCTTCGGCCTGCATCCGGACGTCCTCCGCGCGCTGACCGAAAGCGGTTACACCAAGCCCACGCCCATCCAGGCCGCCGCCATTCCGGTGGTGACCGCCGGCCGCGACGTCATGGGCGCCGCACAAACCGGCACCGGCAAGACCGCCGGTTTCTCGCTGCCGATCATCCATAACCTGCTGCCGGACGCCAATACGAGCGCGTCGCCGGCGCGCCACCCGGTGCGGGCGCTGATCCTCACGCCCACGCGCGAACTGGCCGACCAGGTGTACGACAACGTTGCCAAGTACGCGAAGTACACGGCGTTGCGCAGCGCTGTCGTGTTCGGCGGCGTCGACATGAACCCGCAGACGGAGCAACTGCGCCGCGGCGTCGAAATCCTCGTGGCCACGCCGGGCCGCCTGCTCGACCACGTGCAGCAGCGCAGCGTGAACCTGTCGCAGGTGCGCATGCTGGTGCTGGACGAAGCCGACCGCATGCTCGACATGGGCTTCCTGCCCGACCTGCAGCGCATCATCAACCTGCTGCCGGCACACCGCCAGACGCTGCTGTTCTCGGCCACGTTCTCGCCGGAGATCAAGAAGCTGGCTGCGAGCTATCTGCGTCATCCGCAAACCATTGAAGTGGCACGCAGCAACGCCACGGCAGAGAACGTCCGCCAAGTCATCTACACCGTGCCGGACAACCACAAGCAGGCCGCGCTCGTGCACCTGTTGAAGCAGCGTGCCGAGCAAGGTCTGCCGCGGCAGTGCATCGTCTTCTCCAACAGCAAGATCGGCTGCTCGCGGCTGGCGCGTGCGCTGGAGCGCGAAGGCATCAACGCCAACGCCATCCACGGCGACAAGACGCAGACCGAGCGCATGCAGACGCTCGAAGCGTTCAAGCAAGGTACCGTCGACGTGCTGGTCGCCACCGACGTGGCAGCGCGCGGTCTGGACATCTCGCAGATGCCGTGCGTGATCAACTTCGACCTGCCGTTCAACGCAGAAGACTACGTGCACCGCATTGGCCGCACGGGCCGTGCCGGTGCTTCCGGTGACGCACTGTCGCTGTTCGCGCCGGGCGATGAGCGCCTGCTGGCCGATATCGAAAAGCTGATCAAGCGCAACCTGCCACGCGAACAACTGGCCGATTTCGATCCGACCGGCGAACAGGCGCGTGACCGTGAGCGCCGCGAGCGCGACGAAAAGCGTGCCCGCGGCGAGGTCCGCCGGGCCCGTGAGCGCGATGAGCGTAACGGCACCCGCGTGCTTGATCACACGATCGTGCGTCCGGCGTTCCGTCCATCGGACGATCCGTTCTTCAATCGCCCGTACGAATCGTCAGTGCCGGCGGAATCGGCGGAGGCCGCCAAGCCGGCACAGCCTGCCGGACACCCGCGCAGCGCCAAGCGGCCGATTGCGGCCCTGCTCGGTGGCGTGCCGCGCAAGCGTTAA